A single Chanos chanos chromosome 8, fChaCha1.1, whole genome shotgun sequence DNA region contains:
- the ccr2 gene encoding C-C chemokine receptor type 2 — protein sequence MGGDQNNSDDYSEYDSRADKDGGLCDNSSVRDFGQVFLPALYSLVFLVGVIGNGLVVCVIAKNRKECTMADMCLFNLALSDILFVLTLPFWAHYAAVSYWTFGDFMCRVVTVMYALGFYGSVFSIMIITMHHYVSIVCTRVKKIPLRSFRAAVILMGFVWFPSFCASLPTIVFTRVEHNTCAPDFPDGTVWKQFMYLEQNILGLILPLALMIFSYSQVIPVVLRTRLSKKRRAVKIVLLVVTVYFIFWAPYNVVIFLRYLQTLVYFSGCDEMANINLAMQWTETITFIHCCLNPLIYTWVSQKFSRQVLRIMKKWFPICFSYGKCPQISREPSERRSSVHSNSSAVSSPMLL from the coding sequence ATGGGAGGCGACCAAAACAACTCAGACGATTACAGTGAATATGACTCCAGAGCCGATAAAGATGGAGGACTATGTGACAACTCCAGTGTGAGGGATTTTGGCCAAGTCTTCCTGCCTGCCCTGTATAGTTTGGTGTTTTTGGTTGGCGTCATTGGGAATGGGCTGGTGGTTTGTGTAATCGCCAAAAACCGTAAGGAGTGTACCATGGCTGACATGTGTCTCTTTAACCTTGCACTGTCAGACATCCTCTTTGTCCTGACGCTTCCTTTCTGGGCCCACTATGCAGCCGTGTCCTACTGGACGTTTGGTGACTTCATGTGTCGGGTAGTGACGGTGATGTATGCGCTCGGCTTCTACGGCAGCGTCTTCTCCATAATGATCATAACCATGCACCATTACGTGTCCATCGTCTGTACACGAGTGAAAAAAATCCCCCTTCGTTCATTCCGGGCGGCCGTGATTCTGATGGGATTCGTGTGGTTTCCCAGTTTCTGCGCCTCCTTACCCACCATCGTTTTCACGCGTGTGGAACACAATACGTGTGCGCCAGACTTTCCAGACGGTACAGTGTGGAAACAGTTCATGTATCTGGAGCAGAACATACTGGGCCTGATCCTTCCTCTCGCTTTGATGATCTTCTCATACTCTCAAGTGATCCCAGTTGTGTTACGCACGCGACTGTCAAAAAAGCGAAGAGCCGTCAAAATCGTTCTTTTAGTGGTCACCGTATATTTCATCTTTTGGGCCCCTTACAACGTCGTCATCTTCCTGCGCTATTTACAAACACTGGTCTATTTCTCTGGGTGCGACGAGATGGCTAACATTAACTTGGCAATGCAGTGGACCGAAACGATTACTTTCATTCACTGTTGCCTGAACCCGCTCATTTACACTTGGGTCAGTCAGAAATTTTCAAGACAGGTTCTGAGGATAATGAAGAAGTGGTTCCCCATCTGTTTCAGCTACGGAAAATGTCCTCAAATCAGCAGAGAACCATCAGAGAGGAGAAGCTCTGTCCACTCCAACTCCTCAGCAGTGAGCTCCCCCATGCTGCTGTAA